The DNA segment AAACTTTTATACTTTTTAGTTACTTCAATTATTGTCTCTAAATAGTCCCTATCTTTTTCAATTTGATAGAGATAAAAACATGCAGAAATATATGAATAAGTATCCGTTACAGAGGCCTCTTTATAATTATAAATATTGTTTAAATATAGAAGTGCATTTTGGGTTTGACCCATTTTATAATAAGCGATTCCAATATTTAAAAAAGATGGTATTTTGAGAATTGATGAAGTCTCTTTAAACAAATCAATTGATTTTTGATACTCTTCTCTCTCTAACATTAAAATAGCTTTGTTAAAATCAACTTGTAGTTTTAAACGATTCTGAGACTCTTTTAATTTATCATATTTAAAAGGTATTTCTGGTTGAGACTCTAATATATCATCTTTTGCATATGAGTTGCTAACTAAAGAAACTATTAAAAAAATAAAAAAATAAACTTTTTTAAAGCTATTAAACCATAGTGTTAACTTGTGCATAAAGCTCATCTGCTCTTTTCTCAATAATCTCTAGTTGATGTTTTAATTCTGCATTTTCTAATCTTAATTTTTGTAAATCATCTCTAGCTACTTTGAGGTTATCTTGATTGTTTTTTAGTGTTCCAGCACTTACTTTAACCTGCTTTTCATATTTTTCAATTATATCTTGAAGTCTTTTATTCTCTTCTTCTATAATACTTTTCTCTTCATTAACTTTTCTATACAATGATTTATATACATTTGTACTAGAAAAAAAGTATAAAAGTAAAACACCAAATAAAACAACTAATAATAAATTTTCCAACTTTTACCTTTATATTTTAAAATTCTGCCAATAAATTATATAGTATTTTCTTCGAAGAAATATCTAACTACATTATCAGAATCCATAGCTTCTTGAACTCTAACTGCAAGTTTTTCATCCATTACAATTATATCTCCTGTTCCTATGATTCTTTTATTTACATATATATCACCACCACTTCCGGCAGCTTTATCTAAAGAGAGCACATCTCCTGGACTTAAATCCAAGAACTCTTTTATTGTTATATTTGCATTACCTAACATAACGTCAACCACAATTTGTGTATCAACTAATAAGTCATAATCTCTTTCAGTTATTTCCATTTTTTCTTCTTTATTAAAGCATTAACCATATCATAAAAAAAAGTTATTTAAAACAATCTAAACCAAATGTCAAAATCTATATAACCATATCCAATGACTCAAGCATACTATTTACTTTTGCTTCAATGTTTCCATCGAAATTACCTAAGTCACTGGCAATTACTACACCACCAGCTGTTACGTTTATATCTTCAACAAGCTGTATATGATTTTCCAAATTTAGGTCATGTCTTAAAATTTCATAATCTTTTGGATTTAGATGAATTATAATTTTTGATGCATTTTTAATTTTTTCTAAAAGATGTGTTATTGTCTGTTTTGCTATTTTTGTTGAATTTTCACCTATTTCAATTGAGATGATTTTTTGAGCAATAGAGACTGAAGTCTTCAACAGTTTTGACTCCATTTGAAAGGTTGCTTGTTCAAAAAAGTTTGCATAATGCTTCAAATCTTTTATTGCTTGAACCACTTGAGCATCAATCTCTTTTCCTGTTTTCCCACCACTTTCAATATTTGCAATTCTTTGATTCATTTGATCAAATTTTTGAGCTAAAAGTTTAACTTCCGTTAAAAAAGGATCAATATTACCATTAATTGCTCTATCATTTAAGTAAGTTTGATTGTTGTTTTGTGTACCATCTGCTGAATTTTGAACAAAAGAGCCTAATTTATAATTCTCTACTTGTTGCTCACCATTAACTATTTTTGCTGTTGAGTAAACGTTATTTTTATCCATTATTGTGCATCCATATCTCTATCAATTGCACCCTCTTCAATCATTTTTTGGGCAACATCAAGCATTTTTCTT comes from the Halarcobacter ebronensis genome and includes:
- a CDS encoding FliH/SctL family protein, with the translated sequence MDKNNVYSTAKIVNGEQQVENYKLGSFVQNSADGTQNNNQTYLNDRAINGNIDPFLTEVKLLAQKFDQMNQRIANIESGGKTGKEIDAQVVQAIKDLKHYANFFEQATFQMESKLLKTSVSIAQKIISIEIGENSTKIAKQTITHLLEKIKNASKIIIHLNPKDYEILRHDLNLENHIQLVEDINVTAGGVVIASDLGNFDGNIEAKVNSMLESLDMVI
- a CDS encoding FliM/FliN family flagellar motor switch protein, with translation MEITERDYDLLVDTQIVVDVMLGNANITIKEFLDLSPGDVLSLDKAAGSGGDIYVNKRIIGTGDIIVMDEKLAVRVQEAMDSDNVVRYFFEENTI